In the Streptomyces sp. f51 genome, one interval contains:
- a CDS encoding sugar isomerase → MTYVEEELSSQPECWIRAADEAAAHGAALPAAGERVAIVGCGTSFFMAQAAAVLREQSGQGETDAFAASEFPWGRSYDRVVALTRSGTTSEVLALLGRLRGRTRTTAVTADPDTPVMKSADEVVVLDFADERSVVQTRFATTALTLLRAHLGLHDDSVVADARTALDTPLPEGLVGCSQFTFLGRGWTVGLANEAGLKMREASLAWTEAYPAMEYRHGPISVTTTGTATWMLGEAPEGLAEQVRGTGGLWVDGGLDPLAELVRAQRLAVAVAAARGLDPDRPRHLTRSVILGQ, encoded by the coding sequence ATGACGTACGTCGAGGAAGAGCTGAGCAGCCAGCCCGAGTGCTGGATCCGTGCCGCGGACGAGGCGGCGGCCCACGGAGCCGCGCTGCCCGCGGCGGGGGAACGCGTCGCGATCGTGGGGTGCGGCACCTCGTTCTTCATGGCGCAGGCCGCGGCGGTACTGCGCGAACAGTCCGGGCAGGGCGAGACCGACGCCTTCGCCGCCTCGGAGTTCCCCTGGGGCCGCTCCTACGATCGCGTGGTCGCCCTCACGCGCTCCGGGACGACCAGCGAAGTCCTCGCACTGCTCGGACGGCTGCGCGGACGCACCCGTACGACCGCCGTCACCGCCGATCCGGACACGCCCGTGATGAAGTCCGCCGACGAGGTCGTCGTGCTCGACTTCGCCGACGAACGCTCCGTCGTGCAGACCCGTTTCGCGACCACCGCGCTCACCCTGCTCCGCGCCCACCTCGGCCTGCACGACGACAGCGTGGTCGCCGACGCGCGCACCGCGCTGGACACCCCGCTGCCCGAAGGGCTCGTGGGCTGCTCGCAGTTCACGTTCCTCGGCCGCGGCTGGACCGTCGGGCTCGCCAACGAGGCCGGCCTCAAGATGCGGGAGGCGTCCCTCGCCTGGACCGAGGCCTACCCGGCGATGGAGTACCGCCACGGCCCCATCAGCGTCACGACCACCGGCACCGCCACCTGGATGCTCGGCGAGGCACCCGAGGGGTTGGCCGAACAGGTCCGGGGGACCGGCGGGCTGTGGGTGGACGGCGGCCTCGACCCGCTCGCCGAACTCGTCCGCGCCCAGCGCCTCGCCGTCGCCGTCGCCGCGGCGCGCGGCCTGGACCCCGACCGGCCCCGCCATCTCACTCGCTCGGTGATCCTCGGCCAGTGA
- a CDS encoding glyceraldehyde-3-phosphate dehydrogenase yields MTVNDDAFTNWKTREEIAESMIPIIGRLHREQDVTVLLHSRSLVNKSVVSILKTHRFARQIAGEELSVTDTLPFLQALTTLDLGPSQIDIGMLAATYQADDRGLSVAEFTAGAVSGATGENKIERREGRDVVLYGFGRIGRLIARLLIEKTGSGNGLRLRAIVVRQGGDQDIVKRASLLRRDSIHGQFQGTITVDEANSTIIANGNEIKVIYANDPSEIDYTAYGIKDAILVDNTGKWRDREGLSKHLRPGIDKVVLTAPGKGDVPNIVHGVNHDTIKPDEQILSCASCTTNAIVPPLKAMAEEYGVLRGHVETVHSFTNDQNLLDNYHSSDRRGRSAPLNMVITETGAASAVAKALPDLKAPITGSSIRVPVPDVSIAILSLRLGRATTREEVLDYLRNVSLTSPLKRQIDFISAPDAVSSDFIGSRHASIVDAGATKVEDDNAILYLWYDNEFGYSCQVIRVVQHVSGVEYPTFPAPAV; encoded by the coding sequence GTGACTGTCAACGACGACGCGTTCACCAACTGGAAGACCCGCGAAGAGATCGCGGAGTCGATGATCCCCATCATCGGGAGGCTGCACCGGGAACAGGACGTCACCGTCCTCCTGCACAGCCGCTCCCTCGTGAACAAGTCGGTGGTGAGCATCCTCAAGACCCACCGCTTCGCCCGGCAGATCGCGGGCGAGGAGCTCTCGGTCACGGACACACTGCCGTTCCTCCAGGCGCTCACCACGCTCGACCTCGGCCCGTCCCAGATCGACATCGGCATGCTCGCCGCGACGTACCAGGCCGACGACCGCGGCCTGTCCGTGGCGGAGTTCACGGCCGGTGCGGTTTCCGGTGCCACCGGCGAGAACAAGATCGAGCGCCGCGAGGGGCGTGACGTCGTCCTCTACGGCTTCGGCCGCATCGGCCGCCTGATCGCCCGGCTGCTCATCGAGAAGACCGGCTCCGGCAACGGCCTGCGCCTGCGTGCCATCGTCGTGCGCCAGGGCGGCGACCAGGACATCGTCAAGCGCGCCTCGCTGCTGCGCCGCGACTCCATCCACGGCCAGTTCCAGGGCACGATCACGGTCGACGAGGCGAACAGCACGATCATCGCCAACGGCAACGAGATCAAGGTCATCTACGCCAACGACCCGTCCGAGATCGACTACACGGCGTACGGGATCAAGGACGCCATCCTGGTCGACAACACCGGCAAGTGGCGTGACCGCGAGGGCCTCTCGAAGCACCTGCGCCCCGGGATCGACAAGGTCGTCCTCACGGCGCCGGGCAAGGGCGACGTCCCCAACATCGTGCACGGCGTCAACCACGACACGATCAAGCCGGACGAGCAGATCCTGTCCTGCGCCTCCTGCACCACCAACGCGATCGTCCCGCCGCTCAAGGCGATGGCGGAGGAGTACGGCGTTCTGCGCGGCCACGTGGAGACCGTCCACTCGTTCACCAACGACCAGAACCTGCTGGACAATTACCACAGCTCCGACCGCCGTGGCCGCTCCGCACCGCTCAACATGGTCATCACGGAGACGGGTGCCGCCTCCGCGGTCGCCAAGGCGCTGCCCGACCTGAAGGCCCCCATCACGGGCAGCTCGATCCGCGTCCCGGTGCCGGACGTCTCGATCGCGATCCTCAGCCTGCGCCTGGGCCGCGCGACCACCCGCGAGGAAGTCCTCGACTACCTCCGCAACGTCTCGCTGACCTCGCCGCTGAAGCGCCAGATCGACTTCATCAGCGCCCCCGACGCGGTGTCCAGCGACTTCATCGGCTCGCGCCACGCCTCGATCGTCGACGCCGGCGCCACCAAGGTCGAGGACGACAACGCGATCCTCTACCTCTGGTACGACAACGAGTTCGGCTACTCCTGCCAGGTCATCCGGGTCGTCCAGCACGTCTCCGGGGTGGAGTACCCCACCTTCCCGGCACCGGCGGTCTGA
- a CDS encoding MAB_1171c family putative transporter has protein sequence MNGLIYYLAAAVLWAGFAAQLPDLRRHWRDPLKRSFCAVILLSGLCFVLGAPPTVALVNSSTGIPNVAAPLTYGAVTAFGAASLILIVHWRGSDPVQVRRTSRAWLFSYIGVIAAEGVLFSLGNAPVERRADFDTYYASTPFIREMIVLYLMAHMVAAVTTTLLCWSWIGKVRGWTRGSLALLVLGWLFTSAYSVVKSVALTAHWLGHHWDGLSTSVAPLVAVGSCLASAGYILPLVGRRIDSTVTFVRLRPLFRLLAEPTSRRRRVTELSWRMIGDVELRLTTRETAIRDGLKRLAGQLDDQVRQSAYRDALAAGSSAAEAEAIGMAAMVAVAALAEAPASVPETGTIGISVGDVDVVVSVSGRVRRQAAGSRSLDTGQPSLLSLSKAVRTPIVDAAVQSRRTAVRQLS, from the coding sequence GTGAACGGACTGATCTACTACCTGGCCGCGGCCGTCCTCTGGGCGGGGTTCGCCGCGCAACTGCCCGACCTGCGCCGCCACTGGAGAGATCCGCTCAAGCGGTCGTTCTGCGCCGTCATCCTGCTGTCGGGCCTCTGCTTCGTGCTCGGCGCTCCCCCCACCGTCGCGCTGGTCAACAGCTCCACCGGCATCCCGAACGTGGCGGCGCCGCTCACCTACGGCGCGGTGACCGCGTTCGGCGCGGCCTCCCTCATCCTCATCGTGCACTGGCGCGGCAGCGACCCGGTCCAGGTCCGACGCACGTCCCGGGCCTGGCTGTTCAGCTACATCGGAGTGATCGCCGCCGAGGGCGTGCTGTTCTCGCTGGGGAATGCGCCGGTCGAGCGCCGGGCCGACTTCGACACCTATTACGCCTCGACGCCGTTCATCCGCGAGATGATCGTGCTGTATCTGATGGCGCACATGGTGGCCGCGGTGACGACGACCCTGTTGTGCTGGAGCTGGATCGGGAAGGTGCGCGGCTGGACCCGGGGCTCGCTGGCCCTGCTGGTGCTGGGCTGGCTGTTCACCAGCGCCTACAGCGTCGTCAAGTCCGTCGCGCTGACCGCTCATTGGCTCGGACACCACTGGGACGGGCTCAGCACCAGCGTCGCACCGCTGGTGGCGGTCGGATCCTGTCTGGCCTCGGCCGGGTACATCCTTCCCCTCGTCGGCCGACGCATCGACTCGACCGTCACGTTCGTACGCCTGCGTCCGCTGTTCCGTCTGCTGGCGGAGCCGACCAGCCGTCGGCGCCGCGTCACGGAACTGTCGTGGCGGATGATCGGCGACGTCGAACTGCGGCTCACCACACGGGAGACCGCCATCCGTGACGGCCTCAAGCGGCTCGCCGGGCAGCTCGACGACCAGGTGCGGCAGAGTGCGTACCGCGACGCGCTGGCCGCCGGTTCCTCCGCCGCCGAGGCCGAGGCGATCGGCATGGCCGCGATGGTCGCCGTCGCCGCTCTCGCCGAGGCTCCGGCCTCCGTGCCGGAGACCGGCACCATCGGCATCTCGGTCGGTGACGTCGACGTGGTGGTCTCGGTCAGTGGGCGTGTGCGCCGGCAGGCCGCCGGTTCGCGATCGCTGGACACCGGCCAGCCGTCCCTGCTGAGCCTGTCGAAGGCGGTGCGCACACCGATCGTCGACGCCGCGGTCCAGTCGCGGAGGACCGCGGTACGACAGCTGTCGTGA
- a CDS encoding DUF6332 family protein produces the protein MNDNGEIIGRYRGGTEVTHARGTQARRDAVTVEIGYALASAAFVAAVAFGVVTGPALVLDLSAAVVHGLVTAGGALATVLFALRVATVLYRFRQEPSVPQPSQPGRTRPDS, from the coding sequence ATGAACGACAACGGGGAAATCATCGGCCGTTACCGCGGAGGCACCGAAGTGACGCACGCGCGCGGCACTCAGGCACGGCGGGACGCCGTCACCGTCGAGATCGGATACGCCCTGGCGAGTGCGGCGTTCGTCGCGGCGGTCGCCTTCGGGGTCGTCACGGGACCCGCTCTCGTCCTCGACTTGTCCGCCGCCGTGGTCCACGGGCTCGTCACCGCGGGAGGCGCCTTGGCCACCGTCCTCTTCGCGCTGCGCGTCGCCACCGTGCTCTACCGCTTCCGCCAGGAGCCCTCCGTGCCTCAGCCCAGCCAGCCCGGCCGCACCAGGCCCGACTCGTAG
- a CDS encoding maleylpyruvate isomerase family mycothiol-dependent enzyme, with product MEIREFVETLDREGRSLASAAEKAGVDADVATCPGWQVRDLVRHTGMVHRWATAFVAEGHTTYHPDGGLPDLDHDELLSWFRDGHRRLVDTLADASPDVECWSFLPAPSPLAFWARRQAHETTVHRVDAESALGGEPTPVPPDFAADGIDELLLGFHGRDRSRVRTEEPRVLRVRATDRPDAVWTVRLSSAPPSSGRGGHVHGDTSEPEPVDCEVTGSAERLYLALWNRAPFPDVSGDASLAALWREKSAISWS from the coding sequence ATGGAGATTCGGGAATTCGTGGAAACGCTGGACAGAGAGGGCCGTTCGCTGGCCTCGGCCGCGGAGAAGGCGGGCGTGGACGCCGACGTCGCGACCTGCCCCGGCTGGCAGGTGAGGGATCTGGTTCGGCATACGGGCATGGTCCACCGCTGGGCCACGGCGTTCGTCGCCGAGGGGCACACGACGTACCACCCCGACGGCGGTCTGCCGGACCTGGACCACGACGAACTGCTGAGCTGGTTCCGCGACGGACACCGGCGGCTCGTGGACACCCTGGCCGACGCCTCCCCGGACGTCGAGTGCTGGAGCTTTCTGCCCGCACCCTCGCCCCTCGCCTTTTGGGCACGCAGGCAGGCGCACGAGACCACCGTGCACCGGGTCGACGCCGAGTCGGCGCTCGGCGGTGAACCGACCCCCGTCCCGCCGGACTTCGCGGCCGACGGGATCGACGAGTTGCTGCTCGGATTCCACGGACGCGACAGGAGCCGGGTCCGTACCGAGGAACCCCGGGTGCTGCGGGTGCGCGCCACGGACCGCCCGGACGCGGTGTGGACCGTACGGCTGTCGTCCGCGCCCCCGTCGAGCGGTCGCGGTGGGCACGTCCACGGGGACACGAGCGAACCCGAGCCCGTGGACTGCGAGGTGACGGGATCGGCCGAGCGCCTGTATCTGGCCCTGTGGAACCGGGCGCCGTTCCCCGACGTGTCGGGCGACGCCTCGCTGGCCGCGCTGTGGCGGGAGAAGTCCGCGATCAGCTGGAGCTGA
- a CDS encoding MFS transporter yields MTDRSLTRLRIVLTTFFALDGFVFAGWVVRIPAIKHQTGASSSALGLALLGVSAGAVITMMLTGRLCRRFGSHPVTVACAVLMSLSVVLPPHAHSVPVLGLVLLLFGAAYGGANVAMNSAAVDLVAALRRPVMPSFHAAYSLGGMLGAGLGGLVAGSLSPARHLFALAVFGLLVAALAGRALLREEVPPSPDRSRSEGPAGKPLVGTRTRGLVVVFGLIALCTAYGEGALADWGALHLEQDLSARPGLAAAGYSCFALAMTIGRLSGTTLLERLGRTRTLVLGGTTASLGMLLGALAPSAWAALLGFAVTGLGLANIFPVAIERAGALAGASGVAVASTLGYGGLLLGPPAIGFMADWYSLPTALTSVAVLAAAAALIGFTTRRAAVG; encoded by the coding sequence GTGACGGACCGCTCCCTGACCCGACTCCGTATCGTCCTCACCACCTTCTTCGCCCTCGACGGCTTCGTCTTCGCCGGCTGGGTCGTGCGCATCCCCGCCATCAAGCACCAGACCGGCGCCTCCTCCTCCGCCCTCGGCCTCGCCCTTCTCGGCGTCTCCGCCGGAGCCGTGATCACCATGATGCTGACGGGACGGCTCTGCCGCCGCTTCGGCAGTCACCCGGTGACCGTGGCCTGCGCCGTACTGATGTCCCTGAGCGTCGTCCTGCCCCCGCACGCCCACTCGGTGCCCGTCCTCGGACTGGTCCTGCTGCTGTTCGGCGCGGCGTACGGCGGTGCCAACGTCGCCATGAACAGTGCCGCCGTCGATCTCGTGGCCGCGCTGCGCCGCCCGGTCATGCCCAGTTTCCACGCGGCGTACAGCCTCGGCGGGATGCTCGGAGCGGGACTCGGCGGACTGGTCGCCGGATCCCTGTCACCGGCACGCCATCTGTTCGCGCTCGCCGTCTTCGGCCTGCTCGTCGCCGCTCTCGCCGGACGCGCCCTGCTCCGCGAGGAGGTCCCCCCGTCGCCGGACCGCTCCCGGAGCGAAGGACCCGCGGGGAAGCCGCTCGTGGGCACCCGCACCCGTGGCCTGGTGGTGGTCTTCGGGCTGATCGCGCTCTGCACCGCCTACGGCGAGGGCGCGCTCGCGGACTGGGGCGCGCTGCATCTGGAGCAGGACCTGTCCGCGCGCCCGGGCCTGGCGGCCGCCGGCTACTCCTGTTTCGCCCTCGCCATGACGATCGGCCGCCTGAGCGGGACGACCCTGCTCGAACGGCTGGGCCGGACCCGCACGCTGGTCCTGGGCGGCACGACCGCCTCGCTCGGCATGCTGCTCGGCGCGCTCGCGCCCTCGGCCTGGGCGGCGCTCCTCGGATTCGCCGTCACCGGGCTCGGCCTCGCCAACATCTTCCCCGTGGCGATCGAGCGCGCCGGCGCGCTCGCCGGAGCGAGCGGGGTCGCCGTCGCCTCCACCCTCGGGTACGGCGGCCTGCTCCTCGGACCGCCCGCGATCGGGTTCATGGCCGACTGGTACTCCCTGCCGACCGCACTCACCAGCGTGGCCGTACTGGCCGCCGCGGCCGCCCTGATCGGTTTCACGACGCGACGCGCCGCCGTGGGGTGA
- a CDS encoding DeoR/GlpR family DNA-binding transcription regulator yields the protein MSRDARWKALLELLLEHGRLDVEEAAARLEVSAATIRRDFDQLAEQQMLVRTRGGAVVHGVSYELPLRYKTARRASEKERVARAVAGLIGPGEAVGLTGGTTTTEVARALAVRPDLASGSPALTVVTNALNIANELAVRPQFKIVVTGGVARPQSYELIGPLADGVLKQITLDVAVLGVVAFDATHGAAAHDEAEAAINRLLCERAERVIVAADSSKLGQRAFARICAADSVDTLVTDTAAAPETIQRFEEAGVAVIAV from the coding sequence ATGTCGCGGGACGCCCGGTGGAAGGCGCTGCTCGAACTGCTCCTGGAGCACGGGCGGCTGGACGTCGAGGAGGCCGCGGCGCGGCTGGAGGTCTCGGCGGCGACGATCCGGCGCGACTTCGACCAGCTCGCCGAGCAGCAGATGCTCGTACGGACCCGGGGCGGGGCGGTCGTCCACGGCGTCTCGTACGAACTCCCCCTGCGCTACAAGACCGCCCGGCGCGCCTCGGAGAAGGAGCGCGTCGCGAGAGCGGTGGCCGGGCTCATCGGGCCCGGGGAGGCGGTGGGCCTCACCGGGGGCACCACGACGACCGAGGTGGCCCGCGCGCTCGCCGTGCGCCCGGATCTGGCCTCGGGCTCCCCCGCCCTGACCGTGGTCACGAACGCCCTCAACATCGCGAACGAGCTCGCCGTACGCCCCCAGTTCAAGATCGTGGTGACCGGCGGGGTCGCCCGGCCGCAGTCGTACGAGCTGATCGGGCCGCTGGCCGACGGCGTGCTCAAGCAGATCACCCTGGACGTGGCGGTGCTCGGCGTGGTCGCGTTCGACGCCACGCACGGCGCGGCCGCCCACGACGAGGCGGAGGCGGCGATCAACCGCCTCCTGTGCGAGCGGGCCGAGCGCGTGATCGTCGCCGCCGACTCCAGCAAACTGGGACAGCGCGCGTTCGCCCGGATCTGCGCGGCCGACTCGGTGGACACCCTCGTCACGGACACGGCGGCGGCACCCGAGACGATCCAGCGGTTCGAGGAGGCGGGGGTCGCGGTCATCGCCGTGTGA
- a CDS encoding class II fructose-bisphosphate aldolase — MGAAESRTVDPPVAVAAFNVITLEHIEAVIAGAESAGAPVVLQVSENAVKFRHGRLLPLARAATAAAERASVPVALHLDHVRSDDLLRQAPGAGFSSVMYDASHLPYAENLAATRAAADWAHAQGLWIEAELGEIGGKNGEPPRDAHAPGARTDPGEARAFVADSGVDALAVAIGSSHAMTTRTAVLDHELLKRLSAALGVPLVLHGSSGVPDEELRAAVQGGIAKVNVGTALNIAMTGAIREFLTASPDAVDSRKYLSVGREAMARTVARLIGVLRG, encoded by the coding sequence ATCGGGGCCGCCGAGTCCCGGACCGTCGACCCTCCGGTCGCCGTTGCCGCCTTCAACGTCATCACCCTGGAGCACATCGAGGCCGTCATAGCGGGAGCGGAGTCGGCCGGCGCGCCCGTCGTGCTCCAAGTCAGCGAGAACGCGGTCAAGTTCCGTCACGGCCGGCTGCTTCCGCTGGCCCGCGCCGCGACGGCCGCCGCCGAACGGGCCTCGGTTCCCGTCGCGTTGCACCTCGACCATGTGCGGAGCGACGACCTGCTGCGCCAGGCGCCCGGTGCCGGTTTCAGCTCCGTCATGTACGACGCGTCGCACCTGCCCTATGCGGAGAACCTCGCCGCGACCCGCGCCGCAGCGGACTGGGCGCATGCCCAAGGTCTGTGGATCGAGGCCGAGTTGGGTGAGATCGGCGGCAAGAACGGGGAGCCCCCGCGGGACGCGCACGCGCCCGGCGCCCGGACCGACCCCGGCGAGGCCCGTGCCTTCGTGGCCGACTCCGGTGTGGACGCGCTCGCCGTGGCGATCGGCAGCTCGCACGCGATGACGACCCGGACCGCGGTCCTCGACCACGAGCTGCTCAAGCGTCTTTCCGCCGCGCTCGGGGTACCCCTCGTGCTGCACGGCTCCTCCGGGGTGCCCGACGAAGAACTGCGGGCCGCCGTCCAGGGCGGTATCGCCAAGGTCAACGTCGGCACCGCGCTGAACATCGCGATGACGGGCGCCATCCGGGAGTTCCTCACCGCCAGCCCCGACGCCGTGGACTCGCGGAAGTACCTGAGCGTGGGGCGGGAGGCGATGGCCCGGACGGTGGCCAGGCTCATCGGCGTCCTGCGGGGGTGA
- a CDS encoding pyridine nucleotide-disulfide oxidoreductase → MSRRAVVIGGSVAGMLAAAALFRSMDEVIVLERDELPDGPSARKRIPQARHAHILLPSGREAIRELLPVADVHGRLLAAGAHEQPLTDMLGFGPQGWYRRWPTVTDELMLTCCSRDLLDWTLRDAVLSTTPVVVRRGEALSLLGTAQRVTGVRVLAEGLEEDLRADLVVDASGRGSRVEHWLEGLGVTEVPTDEVDSGLVYASRLFRVPRGAEGFPLTQVEADPTAARPGRSATLVPIEGGRWLVSLAGTRGGEPGDNPAAFTDFALNLRHPLVGQLISGAEPLSEVFLSRSTRNRRREFDKAAMPEGLVVLGDAVATYNPVYGQGMSVAALGAQALSRQLRQTDVTAPGFSRDVQRAAAKSVTAAYTMSTSQDQWFPEVVGRAPTLVDRLLSGYMGRMGRVATTSYEVSAAMCKVITLQDDASRLVHPKLLLATLKGPVMEPLAGPPLTSEESAFVDSTGPLAV, encoded by the coding sequence ATGTCGCGCCGCGCTGTCGTCATCGGCGGGAGCGTGGCCGGCATGCTCGCCGCCGCGGCCCTGTTCCGCTCCATGGACGAGGTCATCGTCCTGGAGCGCGACGAGCTGCCCGACGGACCGTCCGCGCGCAAGCGGATCCCCCAGGCACGGCACGCGCACATCCTGCTGCCCAGCGGCCGCGAGGCCATCCGGGAACTGCTCCCGGTGGCGGACGTGCACGGACGGCTGCTCGCCGCGGGAGCTCACGAGCAGCCGCTGACCGACATGCTGGGGTTCGGACCGCAGGGCTGGTACCGGCGCTGGCCGACCGTGACCGACGAACTGATGCTCACGTGTTGCAGCCGCGACCTGCTCGACTGGACGCTGCGCGACGCCGTCCTGAGCACCACTCCCGTCGTCGTCCGCCGGGGCGAGGCCCTGTCCCTGCTGGGAACCGCCCAGCGCGTCACCGGCGTCCGCGTCCTCGCCGAAGGACTGGAGGAGGACCTGCGGGCCGATCTCGTGGTCGACGCGAGCGGACGCGGATCACGTGTCGAGCACTGGCTCGAAGGACTCGGCGTGACGGAGGTGCCGACGGACGAGGTCGACTCGGGTCTCGTCTACGCCAGCCGGCTGTTCCGGGTTCCGCGCGGCGCGGAGGGCTTCCCGCTCACACAGGTCGAGGCGGACCCGACCGCCGCCCGGCCGGGCCGTTCCGCCACCCTGGTGCCGATCGAGGGCGGGCGGTGGCTGGTCAGCCTGGCGGGCACCCGCGGCGGCGAACCCGGCGACAACCCCGCGGCGTTCACCGACTTCGCCCTCAACCTGCGCCATCCGCTCGTCGGACAGCTCATCTCCGGGGCCGAGCCCCTCAGCGAGGTGTTCCTGAGCCGCAGCACCCGCAACAGGCGCCGCGAGTTCGACAAGGCGGCCATGCCCGAGGGCCTGGTGGTGCTCGGTGACGCCGTCGCCACCTACAACCCCGTCTACGGCCAGGGCATGTCCGTCGCGGCCCTCGGCGCCCAGGCGCTGAGCCGGCAGCTGCGGCAGACCGATGTCACCGCCCCGGGCTTCTCCCGCGACGTCCAGCGGGCCGCCGCCAAGTCCGTCACGGCCGCCTACACGATGAGCACGTCGCAGGACCAGTGGTTCCCCGAGGTGGTCGGCCGGGCTCCGACGCTCGTGGACCGGCTGCTCAGCGGCTACATGGGCCGGATGGGGCGCGTGGCGACCACGTCGTACGAGGTGTCCGCGGCCATGTGCAAGGTGATCACGCTTCAGGACGACGCGAGCCGTCTCGTCCACCCCAAGCTGCTGCTCGCCACGCTCAAGGGACCTGTCATGGAGCCCCTGGCCGGGCCTCCGCTGACCTCCGAGGAGAGCGCCTTCGTGGATTCCACTGGCCCGCTCGCCGTCTGA
- a CDS encoding MarR family transcriptional regulator, giving the protein MAAEHAERGLVDRWRDILTVHARTLCELDRALHPHGLGASDFEVLDLLASGTAADGGPSFRVQEISERVHLSQSALSRLIGRLEKDGLVTRGMCAEDRRGVRVRVTPEGRELHGEVLPLQRAVLARMLTDGPRASGG; this is encoded by the coding sequence ATGGCGGCGGAGCATGCCGAGCGAGGGCTCGTGGACCGGTGGCGCGACATCCTGACGGTGCATGCCCGCACCCTCTGCGAGCTCGACCGCGCGTTGCATCCCCATGGCCTGGGAGCCAGTGACTTCGAGGTCCTGGACCTGCTGGCGTCCGGCACCGCGGCGGACGGCGGCCCCAGCTTCCGCGTCCAGGAGATCTCCGAGCGGGTCCACCTCAGTCAGAGCGCCCTGTCCCGGCTGATCGGACGCCTGGAGAAGGACGGTCTCGTGACGCGGGGCATGTGCGCCGAGGACCGGCGGGGTGTCCGAGTCCGCGTCACCCCGGAAGGGCGTGAACTGCACGGCGAGGTACTGCCGTTGCAGCGCGCGGTCCTGGCCCGGATGCTGACGGACGGCCCGAGGGCGTCCGGAGGCTGA